One window of the Streptomyces asoensis genome contains the following:
- a CDS encoding aspartate/glutamate racemase family protein, with protein MRIVVTNCNTTQEMTEEIVRGARAAAGPGTTVTGLTPGWGPESAEGWLDSFLSAAAVMDALRTYDGAPYDAVVMAGFGEHGREGVRELVDVPVVDITEAAAHLACLLGRRYGVVTTLERSCGQIEDSLELAGVGRNCAAVVGTGLGVLDLGDRDRTEAAFLAAAEQIRAAGAEVLVLGCAGMTGLERMVGDKLGLPVVDGVGAAVKLAEGLVGLGLTTSRAGSFAKPVPKRRVWGAE; from the coding sequence GTGCGGATCGTCGTCACCAACTGCAACACCACGCAGGAGATGACCGAGGAGATCGTGCGAGGTGCCCGGGCCGCGGCAGGCCCGGGCACCACCGTGACCGGACTGACCCCCGGCTGGGGGCCCGAGTCGGCGGAGGGCTGGCTCGACAGCTTTCTCTCCGCGGCGGCGGTCATGGACGCGCTGCGGACCTACGACGGGGCGCCCTACGACGCCGTCGTCATGGCCGGCTTCGGTGAGCACGGACGGGAGGGCGTACGGGAGTTGGTGGACGTGCCCGTCGTCGACATCACCGAGGCCGCGGCGCATCTGGCGTGTCTGCTGGGGCGCCGGTACGGGGTCGTGACCACGCTGGAGCGGTCCTGCGGCCAGATCGAGGACAGCCTGGAGCTCGCCGGGGTGGGCCGCAACTGCGCCGCCGTCGTCGGCACCGGGCTCGGCGTCCTCGATCTGGGCGACCGCGACCGCACCGAGGCGGCCTTTCTGGCGGCCGCCGAGCAGATCCGGGCTGCGGGGGCCGAGGTGCTGGTCCTGGGGTGTGCGGGGATGACGGGGCTGGAGCGGATGGTGGGGGACAAGCTGGGCCTTCCGGTCGTCGACGGGGTGGGCGCGGCGGTGAAGCTGGCCGAGGGGCTGGTCGGGCTGGGCCTGACGACCAGCCGGGCGGGGAGTTTCGCGAAGCCGGTGCCGAAACGGAGGGTGTGGGGGGCCGAGTAG